The Borreliella andersonii genome has a segment encoding these proteins:
- the nusA gene encoding transcription termination factor NusA, producing the protein MIKGTGHMIVNIANDRGMSIDSIRKTIKESVLIAYKKYFGSNENAFVKFDDDTGDLSVYAKKKIVKEVKDSLLEILEKDISKENIVESGYAYIEINPKVFDRLSIQVAKQRTKNDLQGIEDNEILSEFKSKLNKVVIGYVQQNRNGDLYVNLGNTDGVIPKKYQSPREVYNLNDKIRVLVYNVKKGRNGIEVILSRTHPKFIEELLSLEIPEIEEGIIKIHKIVRDPGYRIKVAVYSEKEEIDPVGPCIGQKGVRIQSIIKELEGEKIDIIPYSKDIKEFIKDSLTPAKIEHVYILDEDLHKALVVVSDDQLSLAIGKMGQNVRLANRLLDWAIDVKTSSQFAEMKANSEFKQETLEMFDKVMQDTSEEEQFEEIRKISDLRLLDSSVISNLSKEGFDDINNFLQADESVLFNLGVSYEKQEEINKILKEGMIIITNDNDDSMGKVEEGEELLCPECGVVINENMTSCPGCKIGLSFEFEEE; encoded by the coding sequence ATGATAAAGGGCACGGGACATATGATTGTAAATATTGCAAATGATCGTGGCATGAGTATAGATTCTATTAGAAAAACAATTAAAGAATCGGTATTAATAGCTTATAAGAAGTATTTTGGAAGCAATGAGAATGCTTTTGTTAAGTTTGATGATGATACTGGAGATTTGTCTGTTTATGCAAAAAAGAAAATTGTAAAAGAGGTAAAAGATTCTTTGCTTGAAATATTAGAAAAAGATATTTCAAAGGAAAATATTGTAGAAAGTGGTTATGCGTACATTGAAATTAATCCTAAAGTTTTTGATAGGCTTTCTATTCAGGTTGCAAAACAAAGAACCAAAAATGATTTACAAGGAATTGAGGACAATGAAATTTTATCAGAGTTTAAAAGCAAGTTAAATAAGGTTGTTATTGGGTACGTTCAACAAAATAGAAATGGTGATCTTTATGTTAATCTTGGCAATACGGATGGTGTAATTCCCAAGAAGTATCAGTCGCCAAGAGAAGTTTATAATTTAAATGATAAGATTAGGGTTTTAGTTTATAATGTCAAAAAGGGTAGAAATGGCATTGAAGTTATTCTTTCTAGAACCCATCCAAAGTTTATTGAAGAGCTTTTGTCGCTTGAAATACCAGAAATTGAAGAGGGTATTATCAAGATTCATAAAATAGTTCGCGATCCTGGTTACAGAATAAAAGTTGCTGTTTATTCTGAAAAAGAAGAGATTGATCCTGTTGGTCCTTGTATAGGGCAAAAAGGAGTCAGAATTCAATCTATAATCAAGGAACTTGAAGGAGAAAAAATTGATATTATCCCTTATAGCAAGGATATTAAAGAATTTATAAAGGATTCTTTAACTCCTGCAAAGATAGAACATGTTTATATTCTTGACGAAGATTTGCATAAAGCTTTAGTAGTTGTTAGTGATGATCAACTTTCTCTTGCTATAGGTAAAATGGGGCAAAATGTTAGGCTTGCTAATAGACTTCTTGACTGGGCTATTGATGTTAAAACTAGCAGTCAGTTTGCAGAGATGAAAGCTAATTCGGAATTCAAGCAAGAAACACTCGAAATGTTTGATAAAGTTATGCAGGATACTTCTGAAGAGGAGCAATTTGAAGAGATCAGAAAAATAAGTGATCTTAGATTACTCGATTCTTCTGTGATTTCTAATTTATCAAAAGAGGGGTTTGATGATATTAACAATTTTTTACAAGCAGATGAAAGCGTGCTTTTTAATCTTGGGGTAAGTTATGAAAAGCAAGAAGAAATTAACAAAATATTAAAAGAGGGGATGATAATAATTACTAATGACAATGATGATTCTATGGGAAAGGTAGAAGAAGGTGAAGAGCTTCTTTGTCCAGAGTGCGGTGTTGTTATTAATGAAAATATGACCTCCTGTCCGGGTTGTAAAATAGGGCTTAGTTTTGAGTTTGAGGAGGAGTAG
- the infB gene encoding translation initiation factor IF-2, which produces MSKNIDDIKNEDGKKIKIIKLKKKVVKIVTHNDLSVKNDSNSSVDLHKHNNKTEYLQNRDNNRTGGYFQNRDNRTGGYSQSRDNRTGGYFQNRDNRAGGYSQSSRDNRTGGYSQNRDKRTGGYFQNRDSSASQYQGSAKKTYVAKNNSQNKYATTSMSFRRVIKTKVPVIVSSTSSTDSENSKELNRKLGEKKKQQQESQKSYKRKKAETESKTIEQKVFEQLQKKKRENLANPIPKSIDIMGSITVSDLARKMNLKSSDLIAKLMALGVMATINEKIDSDTATILVEEYGSKVNVVSIYDETVIEEEVEDQTKRIEKPPVITIMGHVDHGKTKLLSVLQNIDINQRESGGITQHIGAYTIVYNDREITFLDTPGHEAFTMMRSRGAQVTDIVVLVVSAIDGVMPQTIEAISHAKEANVPIIVAINKIDLPDSNPDKIKHQLSEYDLVPEDWGGDTIFVLISALKKIGISELLDMILLQSDMMLLKANPSKRAIGKVLDAKIDLGRGIVCSVIIEDGTLYVGDSFVGGACYGKVKALISDKGVSVKSVGPAKAISVLGFSSMPQAGDPFQVTKTEKEAKLISSKRQDLKKYESSKNVKKVTMLNLYDSIKEGTLKELKIILKADVQGSVEALKNSLEKLTNDEVRVRVVHSSAGVITETDISFASASDAIVIGFHVRPTAKAQVLADQEKVEIRKYNIIYDAINDVKSVLEGMLEPDVEQQFIGFAEVRAVINVPKIGVIAGCYVSQGLIKRDAITNVMRDGLQIHSGKISSLKRFKDDVKEVAEQYECGVVIDNYANIKEGDIIEAFEVKKVKKSFKT; this is translated from the coding sequence TTGTCGAAAAATATAGATGATATTAAAAATGAAGATGGCAAAAAGATTAAGATTATTAAGTTAAAAAAGAAGGTGGTGAAAATTGTAACACATAATGATTTAAGTGTTAAAAATGATTCAAATAGCTCTGTTGATTTGCATAAACACAACAACAAAACTGAATATTTACAAAATAGAGATAACAACAGAACTGGTGGATATTTTCAAAATAGGGACAACAGAACTGGTGGGTATTCGCAAAGCAGGGACAACAGAACTGGTGGATATTTTCAAAATAGGGATAACAGAGCTGGTGGATATTCACAGAGCAGCAGGGATAACAGAACTGGTGGGTATTCACAAAACAGGGACAAGAGAACTGGTGGGTATTTTCAAAACAGAGACAGCTCAGCCTCTCAATATCAAGGCTCAGCAAAGAAAACATATGTTGCCAAAAATAATTCTCAGAATAAATATGCTACTACTTCTATGTCTTTTAGAAGAGTTATAAAAACCAAAGTTCCTGTTATTGTTAGCAGCACATCTTCAACAGATTCTGAGAATAGCAAAGAGTTAAATCGTAAGCTTGGTGAGAAAAAAAAACAGCAACAAGAGAGTCAAAAAAGCTATAAGAGAAAAAAAGCAGAAACTGAGAGCAAGACAATTGAACAAAAAGTTTTTGAACAACTTCAAAAAAAGAAAAGAGAAAATTTAGCTAATCCTATTCCAAAGTCGATTGACATTATGGGTAGCATTACTGTTTCTGATCTTGCAAGAAAGATGAATTTAAAATCTTCTGATTTGATTGCTAAATTAATGGCTTTGGGCGTAATGGCCACTATTAATGAAAAAATAGATTCTGATACGGCAACTATTTTAGTTGAAGAATATGGTTCAAAAGTTAATGTTGTCTCTATTTATGATGAAACGGTTATAGAGGAAGAAGTGGAGGATCAAACTAAAAGAATTGAAAAACCTCCTGTTATTACAATAATGGGTCATGTTGATCATGGCAAGACTAAACTACTCTCTGTGCTTCAAAATATAGATATAAATCAAAGAGAGTCTGGTGGCATTACTCAGCATATTGGAGCTTATACTATTGTTTATAATGATCGAGAAATAACATTTTTAGATACTCCTGGTCATGAGGCTTTTACTATGATGAGAAGTCGTGGGGCTCAAGTTACAGACATTGTTGTTCTTGTTGTCTCAGCAATAGATGGTGTTATGCCTCAAACTATTGAAGCCATAAGTCATGCAAAAGAAGCAAATGTTCCAATTATTGTTGCTATAAATAAGATTGATTTGCCAGATTCAAATCCTGATAAGATTAAGCACCAGCTTTCAGAATACGACTTGGTACCTGAGGACTGGGGGGGAGACACCATTTTTGTGCTGATTTCTGCTCTTAAAAAGATAGGAATTTCTGAACTTCTTGATATGATTCTTTTACAGTCAGATATGATGTTATTAAAAGCAAACCCGTCCAAAAGAGCTATTGGAAAAGTACTTGATGCCAAGATTGATTTAGGGCGTGGAATAGTTTGTTCTGTTATTATTGAGGATGGAACCCTTTATGTGGGAGATTCTTTTGTGGGTGGGGCGTGCTATGGTAAAGTTAAAGCATTAATTAGTGACAAGGGTGTTTCTGTTAAGAGTGTTGGACCTGCTAAAGCCATTAGTGTTTTAGGATTTTCTTCAATGCCTCAGGCTGGGGATCCTTTTCAAGTAACTAAAACTGAAAAAGAGGCAAAATTGATTAGTTCTAAAAGACAAGATCTTAAAAAATATGAATCTTCTAAAAATGTAAAGAAAGTTACCATGTTAAATCTTTATGATTCAATCAAAGAAGGAACGCTAAAAGAGCTTAAAATAATTTTAAAAGCAGATGTTCAAGGTTCAGTCGAAGCTTTAAAGAATTCTCTTGAAAAATTAACAAACGATGAGGTTCGAGTAAGAGTTGTGCATTCATCAGCAGGGGTAATAACTGAAACAGATATTAGTTTTGCTTCTGCAAGCGATGCTATTGTTATTGGATTTCATGTAAGGCCTACTGCAAAAGCTCAAGTATTAGCAGATCAGGAAAAAGTTGAGATTAGAAAGTACAATATTATTTATGATGCTATAAATGATGTTAAATCAGTTCTTGAGGGAATGCTTGAGCCAGATGTTGAGCAGCAGTTTATTGGCTTTGCTGAAGTGAGAGCAGTAATAAATGTTCCTAAAATCGGGGTAATAGCTGGTTGTTATGTTTCTCAGGGACTAATAAAGCGAGATGCGATTACTAATGTAATGAGAGATGGCTTGCAGATTCATTCCGGCAAAATTTCGTCTTTAAAGCGATTTAAAGATGATGTTAAAGAAGTTGCTGAGCAATATGAGTGTGGTGTTGTGATTGATAATTATGCTAATATTAAAGAAGGAGATATAATTGAAGCATTTGAGGTAAAAAAGGTGAAAAAATCTTTTAAAACTTAG
- a CDS encoding OmpH family outer membrane protein, whose protein sequence is MFFLILPLFFLLPFNVFSIDVIKIGIVDFDRIVIEVLNPQLKANLDQIKNRYQEQINTLNLELKNLRYMYDKSIADNDLDNARSFGNQYNLKVDELKRVSSLAKNNLEQQKLANINSLNNNSESLSKILRGIQYVAEINGFSLIMKKNNPYILYHNSTVDITNDVIKHLLEKDNINP, encoded by the coding sequence GTGTTTTTTTTAATTTTACCATTGTTTTTTTTATTGCCTTTTAATGTTTTTTCGATAGATGTTATTAAAATAGGCATTGTTGATTTTGATAGAATTGTGATTGAAGTTTTAAATCCTCAATTGAAAGCTAATCTTGATCAAATAAAAAATCGGTATCAAGAACAAATAAATACATTAAATTTAGAGCTTAAAAATTTAAGATATATGTATGATAAATCGATTGCTGATAATGATTTAGATAATGCAAGATCTTTTGGAAATCAATATAATTTGAAAGTTGATGAGCTAAAGAGAGTGTCTAGTTTGGCAAAGAATAATTTAGAACAGCAGAAATTGGCCAACATTAATAGTTTAAATAATAATAGTGAATCTTTAAGCAAAATACTTCGTGGTATTCAATATGTTGCAGAAATTAATGGGTTTTCTTTGATTATGAAAAAAAATAATCCATATATCCTTTATCACAATAGCACTGTTGATATAACAAACGATGTTATTAAGCATCTTTTGGAAAAGGACAATATAAATCCTTAA
- the rimP gene encoding ribosome maturation factor RimP: MIKCFNKNNEVFNLIKDLTGRLNVEILEINIFRNKNNGKIQIVLYSKDFSLCVDLLTDLHKMILLILEANIKYGFTLELSTPGIDRKIKSDREFKIFEGRKIKLMLDNEFEEGFILESKPKSFIFKTDSKEVNVFYSDVKKARLV; this comes from the coding sequence TTGATTAAATGTTTTAACAAAAATAATGAAGTTTTTAATTTGATAAAAGATTTAACAGGGCGGTTAAATGTTGAGATATTAGAAATTAATATCTTTAGAAATAAAAATAATGGAAAAATTCAAATAGTTCTTTATAGTAAAGATTTTTCCTTATGTGTTGATTTGTTAACTGATTTGCATAAGATGATTTTATTAATTTTAGAAGCAAATATTAAATATGGTTTTACTTTAGAGCTTTCTACTCCAGGAATAGATAGAAAAATAAAAAGTGATAGAGAGTTTAAAATTTTTGAAGGCAGAAAGATTAAGTTGATGCTAGATAATGAATTTGAAGAAGGTTTTATATTAGAGTCAAAGCCAAAAAGTTTTATTTTTAAAACAGATAGCAAAGAAGTAAATGTTTTTTATAGTGATGTTAAGAAGGCCAGATTAGTTTAA
- the bamA gene encoding outer membrane protein assembly factor BamA: protein MDSIKGLFFVSFLIFFSVFSFGQVENYKGKIIRGINFEGLKNKKEKDFINILKPYIGVAYSNELFDKLQIDLYSLDYFSGLIKPIFKIDGENLFITFIVKEKSLVNSVVFSDSSKVFWNSELVEKVNIKTNEPLNLASVNKGIEKLEEMYKDMGYLEVSANFEIKEEGNLVDIIFNIVAGPKYVVKGIDFEGNLSFKSSTLRKSLASRVVSLFSDGKYLKSNVDKDKRQLESFYKNNGYINVKIINSTVDIKDSLKEPKRPEKEVFLKYFLSEGNVFRFGKLEISGNSVFSLEELKSFITFSEGDIFNDSKFEQDFAQIKECYFKEGYIFTEIIPSQKIRGEFVDLLIKISEKDKAHIESITVSKNKNTASHVILREIPLQEGDVFSLDKFKMGMASLQQLGYFSNVIPDIVPGSTEGLMKINLNVEERATSNFGFGMNFGGNSNSSFPFSVFGQWELSNFLGEGYYFAARLNLSFLEQSLSLTFRDNWFFQKRWTVGGFIDFSHSVNTAYQDINGPIFSGKREVPDPFTSWEEYRDAKSFSDFNAMNYSLLKLSFGAFTGYTFSNYLGKQTLLGTLQTALKYVFYDNEVNRPSNYYLRDNYKTVRFENSLSLSVAWDTRNSTSLSNNGFLLKQQFDFFGGFLFGQSHFIKSATTFERYFSLLGYEDVFTPYFDIILTLRSVYSNILPPLGNGFEIEIQPHHHIILSENFMQARGWGILKNIYSSFVNTVQISIPLLKNILVWDAFFVDFASYSLEGQENSLFRPFSSFAFSWGTGIRSLLPQLPLSFVIAYPFYFDNDKVNSYYKYYSGFKFFLGIEMRY from the coding sequence ATGGATTCAATTAAAGGTTTGTTTTTTGTAAGTTTTCTAATATTTTTTTCTGTTTTTAGTTTTGGTCAAGTTGAAAATTATAAAGGGAAAATAATAAGGGGTATTAATTTTGAAGGACTTAAGAATAAGAAGGAGAAAGATTTTATTAATATTTTAAAACCTTACATTGGCGTAGCATATTCTAATGAACTTTTTGATAAGTTGCAAATTGATCTTTATTCTCTTGATTATTTTTCTGGACTTATTAAGCCTATATTTAAAATAGATGGTGAGAATCTTTTTATCACATTTATTGTAAAAGAAAAATCTTTAGTTAATTCTGTTGTTTTTTCTGATAGCAGTAAAGTTTTTTGGAATAGCGAACTTGTTGAGAAGGTGAATATTAAAACTAATGAGCCTTTAAATCTTGCAAGTGTTAATAAAGGTATTGAAAAGCTTGAAGAGATGTATAAAGACATGGGGTATCTTGAGGTTTCTGCAAATTTTGAAATCAAAGAAGAAGGAAATTTAGTTGATATTATTTTTAATATAGTAGCTGGACCTAAATATGTTGTCAAAGGGATTGACTTTGAAGGAAATTTAAGCTTTAAAAGCAGTACTTTAAGAAAATCTTTAGCATCAAGGGTAGTGTCTCTTTTCTCAGACGGTAAATACTTAAAAAGTAATGTTGATAAGGACAAGCGTCAGTTAGAGTCTTTTTATAAAAATAATGGATATATTAATGTTAAGATTATCAATAGCACTGTTGATATTAAAGATTCTCTTAAGGAGCCTAAAAGGCCAGAAAAGGAAGTTTTTTTGAAATATTTTCTTTCAGAAGGCAATGTTTTTAGATTTGGAAAGCTTGAAATTTCTGGTAATTCAGTTTTTAGTTTGGAGGAATTAAAAAGTTTTATTACCTTTAGCGAAGGCGATATTTTTAATGATTCTAAATTTGAGCAAGATTTTGCCCAAATTAAGGAATGTTATTTTAAGGAAGGGTATATTTTTACTGAAATTATTCCTTCACAAAAGATAAGAGGAGAATTTGTTGATTTGTTAATTAAAATTTCAGAAAAGGACAAAGCTCATATTGAGTCTATTACTGTTTCTAAAAATAAAAATACAGCCTCGCATGTAATACTTAGAGAGATTCCTCTTCAAGAGGGAGATGTTTTTAGTTTGGACAAGTTTAAGATGGGCATGGCAAGCTTACAGCAACTTGGTTATTTTTCAAATGTAATTCCTGATATTGTTCCAGGCAGTACAGAAGGGCTGATGAAAATAAATTTGAACGTTGAGGAGCGAGCAACAAGTAATTTTGGGTTTGGTATGAATTTTGGAGGTAATTCAAATTCTTCGTTTCCATTCTCAGTATTTGGGCAGTGGGAGCTTTCTAATTTTTTAGGCGAAGGCTATTATTTTGCCGCAAGGCTAAATTTATCTTTTTTAGAGCAAAGTCTTAGTTTGACATTTAGAGATAATTGGTTTTTTCAGAAAAGATGGACCGTGGGTGGATTTATAGACTTTTCACATTCTGTTAATACGGCTTATCAGGATATTAATGGGCCTATTTTTTCTGGCAAAAGGGAAGTTCCTGATCCATTTACAAGTTGGGAAGAATATCGAGATGCTAAAAGCTTTTCTGATTTTAATGCTATGAATTATTCTTTGCTTAAACTTAGTTTTGGAGCGTTTACTGGGTATACTTTTTCTAATTATCTTGGCAAGCAAACCCTTCTTGGCACTTTACAAACTGCTTTAAAATATGTTTTTTATGATAATGAGGTTAACAGACCTTCGAATTATTATTTAAGAGATAATTACAAAACTGTTAGATTTGAAAATTCTCTTAGTTTGAGCGTGGCTTGGGATACAAGGAATTCTACTTCTTTATCTAATAATGGATTTTTGCTTAAGCAGCAGTTTGATTTTTTTGGTGGATTTTTATTTGGTCAGAGCCATTTTATTAAATCCGCTACAACTTTTGAGAGATATTTTTCTCTTTTAGGATATGAGGATGTATTTACTCCTTATTTTGATATTATTTTGACTTTAAGGAGTGTTTATTCAAATATATTGCCTCCTCTTGGCAATGGTTTTGAAATCGAAATTCAACCCCATCACCACATAATTCTTAGTGAAAATTTTATGCAGGCTAGAGGCTGGGGGATTTTGAAAAATATTTACAGTTCTTTTGTAAATACTGTGCAAATATCTATTCCTTTGTTAAAAAATATTTTAGTTTGGGATGCTTTTTTTGTAGATTTTGCCTCCTATTCTTTAGAAGGGCAAGAAAATTCTTTGTTTAGACCTTTTAGCAGTTTTGCTTTTAGCTGGGGAACTGGAATTAGAAGTCTTTTGCCCCAATTGCCCCTGTCTTTTGTAATAGCTTATCCTTTTTATTTTGATAATGATAAAGTTAACAGTTATTACAAATATTATTCTGGATTTAAATTTTTCTTAGGAATTGAGATGAGATATTGA
- the mutS gene encoding DNA mismatch repair protein MutS produces the protein MEKNVTPMMRQYLDIKKKYKDAILFFRVGSFYEMFFDDAIEASKLLNLTLTKRENVPMCGVPYHTSKEYIRKLILFDKKVAICEQASNSTSGGPLEREVVEVITPGVIVDEDFLNDDVNNYLVAISDYKNYYSFSYIDLSTSSLGIMFYENGFFEKLKRDLEKYSPKEIIVSENFYYEYSDKLNLSRFLINKVPTWHLDKDIAIKTIKEHFNILRLSSLGFDEEKPYYISISLIINHIKNNLKNLLSNIDKIDINNDSLYMFLDDVTQVNLELVKNNNDFSSQYSLYSVLNDCKTAMGKRLLREFILNPILNISEINARLDHVEFFCKNISLTVTLRETFINIWDIERIVSRIQMKRYIKKDFLFIEKALSVFFTVKKLFNKHNFDYWNFDKFEEDNISKVYCLINSAISSASDELIKRGYDLKLDGLKDLKINANKYIDKYLESERLLSKINNLKIRKTNNRGLFFEVTKSNYAQVPPHFMESQTLNSSKRYKTEKLISLEADINNAEDNVVAFEQEIFDEIASNVVKHNKVLKKVAEFFAYIDLVVNFGYLAKKNEYKRPVLTPSKEIFLDKSRHPVVEHYVKNTEIFTENFVRINKEKHFCLITGPNMAGKSTYLRQVALITLMAHIGSFVPASKAVIGITDKIFCRIGASDNIAKGESTFLVEMNETANILRNATEKSLIIMDEVGRGTSTNDGLAIAYSIIEYILEYIKARSLFATHFHELSSINHKAFINLSMKIEKQGNDLVFLREVEEKPSLNSYGIYVARIAGLPLRVIDRANVILESLVGREGGFCLEFLPHVSSDCNDKGGLKNDTDIHIKLNEYLELKNFISSIDINNVTPFQSIELLNQIILKVVSHSS, from the coding sequence ATGGAAAAAAATGTTACTCCAATGATGAGGCAGTATTTAGATATCAAGAAAAAATATAAAGATGCTATTCTTTTTTTCAGAGTAGGAAGTTTTTATGAAATGTTTTTTGATGATGCAATTGAGGCAAGCAAGCTTCTTAATTTAACATTAACAAAAAGAGAAAATGTTCCTATGTGTGGGGTTCCTTACCATACTAGTAAAGAATATATAAGGAAATTAATTTTATTTGATAAAAAGGTTGCAATTTGCGAACAAGCTTCTAATTCTACTTCTGGGGGACCTTTAGAAAGAGAGGTTGTTGAGGTAATAACCCCAGGTGTTATTGTTGATGAAGATTTTTTAAATGATGATGTTAATAACTATTTAGTTGCTATTAGTGATTATAAAAATTATTATTCGTTTTCTTATATAGATTTATCTACTTCTAGTCTTGGAATAATGTTTTATGAGAATGGTTTTTTTGAAAAACTTAAAAGGGATCTTGAGAAATACTCTCCCAAGGAGATAATAGTTTCTGAAAATTTTTATTACGAATACTCGGATAAGCTTAATCTTAGTAGGTTCTTAATCAACAAAGTTCCCACTTGGCATCTTGATAAGGATATTGCAATAAAAACAATAAAGGAACATTTTAACATACTTAGATTGAGCTCTCTTGGATTTGATGAAGAAAAACCTTATTACATTTCAATTTCTCTCATTATAAATCATATAAAAAATAACTTAAAAAATTTATTAAGTAATATTGATAAAATAGATATTAATAATGATTCTTTGTATATGTTTCTTGACGATGTAACTCAAGTTAATCTTGAACTTGTGAAAAATAATAATGATTTTTCTTCTCAATATTCATTATATTCTGTGTTAAATGATTGCAAAACTGCAATGGGAAAGAGACTTTTAAGAGAATTTATTTTAAATCCGATTTTAAACATTTCTGAGATTAATGCCAGGTTAGATCATGTAGAATTTTTTTGCAAAAATATTAGCTTAACTGTGACTTTAAGAGAAACTTTTATTAATATATGGGATATCGAGAGAATAGTATCTAGAATTCAAATGAAAAGATATATTAAAAAAGATTTTTTATTTATTGAGAAGGCTCTTTCTGTGTTTTTTACGGTAAAAAAGTTATTTAACAAGCATAATTTTGATTATTGGAATTTTGATAAGTTTGAAGAAGATAATATTTCTAAAGTTTATTGTTTGATAAATAGTGCAATTTCAAGCGCATCTGATGAGCTTATTAAAAGGGGTTATGATTTAAAACTTGATGGCTTAAAAGATTTAAAGATTAATGCAAATAAATATATTGATAAATATCTTGAATCAGAGAGATTGCTTAGCAAGATTAATAATCTGAAGATTAGAAAAACTAATAATAGGGGATTATTTTTTGAAGTTACAAAAAGCAATTATGCTCAAGTGCCACCGCATTTTATGGAAAGCCAAACTTTAAATTCTTCAAAAAGATATAAAACAGAAAAACTTATTTCTCTTGAGGCAGATATTAATAATGCTGAAGACAATGTGGTTGCTTTTGAACAGGAAATTTTTGATGAAATAGCATCAAATGTTGTTAAGCATAATAAAGTTCTTAAAAAAGTTGCAGAATTTTTTGCATACATTGATTTAGTTGTTAACTTTGGTTATTTGGCAAAAAAAAATGAATATAAAAGGCCTGTATTGACTCCTAGCAAAGAAATTTTTCTTGACAAGTCTCGGCATCCTGTTGTTGAGCACTATGTAAAAAACACTGAAATCTTTACTGAAAATTTTGTAAGAATTAATAAAGAAAAGCATTTTTGTTTAATTACTGGGCCTAATATGGCAGGTAAATCAACTTATTTGCGTCAGGTGGCTTTAATTACTTTAATGGCGCATATAGGTTCTTTTGTGCCAGCTTCTAAAGCTGTAATAGGCATTACAGATAAAATTTTTTGTAGAATTGGAGCAAGTGATAATATTGCCAAAGGAGAATCCACTTTTTTGGTTGAAATGAATGAAACGGCCAATATTTTAAGGAATGCAACAGAAAAGAGTTTAATAATTATGGATGAGGTCGGAAGAGGTACTAGCACGAACGATGGGCTTGCTATTGCTTATTCTATTATAGAGTATATTTTAGAGTATATTAAGGCTAGAAGTTTGTTTGCCACGCATTTTCATGAATTGTCGTCTATTAATCATAAAGCTTTTATTAATCTTTCAATGAAAATTGAAAAACAAGGCAACGACCTTGTTTTCTTAAGAGAAGTTGAAGAAAAACCATCTCTTAATTCTTATGGAATTTATGTTGCTCGTATAGCAGGACTTCCTTTAAGGGTAATAGATAGAGCTAATGTTATTCTTGAAAGTTTAGTGGGTCGAGAGGGTGGTTTTTGTTTGGAGTTTCTTCCCCATGTTTCTTCTGATTGCAATGATAAAGGAGGCTTAAAGAATGACACCGATATTCATATTAAATTAAATGAATATTTGGAGTTAAAGAATTTTATTTCTAGCATAGATATTAATAATGTTACCCCTTTTCAATCAATAGAACTGTTAAATCAGATTATTTTAAAGGTTGTTTCTCACTCCAGTTAG